In the Nicotiana tabacum cultivar K326 chromosome 16, ASM71507v2, whole genome shotgun sequence genome, one interval contains:
- the LOC107761705 gene encoding uncharacterized protein LOC107761705, whose protein sequence is MRNIKEVRFPKPMRFDPSQRDPNSWCEYHGTNGHHNGNYRYPREEVATLLKNGHLTKFLSDWAKNNYGHNRVNAEPSKIGEDPPRRTINMIFGGNKINGVTFSAVKKTKILVTHTKRLWGVAEDDITFTEEDIDGLFLPHNDALVISLNVFDFKIKHVLVSPGSSANIIQWRVLEQTKFTGSIIPAIKLLAEFNLARVTTRGEILLPMNAEWGDEDDPFRGGGW, encoded by the coding sequence ATGAGGAATATTAAAGAAGTACGATTCCCGAAGCCAATGAGATTCgatcccagccagagggatcctaaTTCGTGGTGCGAATATCACGGGACGAATGGTCACCATAATGGGAACTACCGGTATCCGCGTGAAGAAGTGGCGACACTGCTAAAAAATGGCCATCTCACGAAATTCTTAAGTGACTGGGCTAAAAATAATTATGGTCACAATCGTGTCAACGCAGAGCCCTCAAAAATAGGAGAAGATCCCCCGCGTCgaacgatcaacatgattttcgggggGAACAAGATTAACGGGGTTACTTTCTCAGCAGTAAAAAAGACGAAGATATTAGTAACCCATACCAAGAGACTTTGGGGAGTCGCTGAAGACgacatcactttcacggaggaggacATAGATGGATTGTTTCTACCgcacaatgatgcattggtaatctcTCTAAatgtatttgattttaaaattaaacatgttcTGGTGTCTCCTGGGAGTTCGGCCAATATTATACAATGGAGAGTGTTGGAGCAAACCAAATTCaccggaagcatcattccggcCATAAAACTCCTCGCCGAGTTTAACCTGGCAAGAGTAACAACACGAGGAGAGATCCTGTTGCCCATGAATGCCGAATGGGGTGATGAAGATGACCCTTTTCGAGGTGGTGGTTGGTGA